The Pseudomonas leptonychotis genomic sequence ATGGCGGTCAGTTCCAGCAGAGTTGCCTGTACGTCAGCCGCCGCAAATGCCGGTAGGCGCTGCAGGTGCTGATCTAGCCAGGCAAGGTTGAACAGCTCGCGGCCAGTGCTCTTCGGGCCCTGAGTCTGGAAGTAGGCATCGCTCAGCAGCGCTTGCAGAAGTTGCGCCTGTGTTTGGCCACTGGCCGCCCATTGGCCGCCCTGGTCGTATGTCAGGCCTTGGTGGCGCTGAATCCAGGCGTCGAGTAGCACATTGCCTGGGCCACAGTCGAAGCCATGCACTGGTTGCTCGGGTTCAATCAGGCTGAGGTTGCTGAAACCACCGATATTCAAGATGGCGCGGGTGCTACCTTCGCCTGCAAACAATGCCTGGTGAAACGCCGGAACCAGTGGTGCACCCTGACCGCCGGCCGCAACATCGCGGCGGCGAAAGTCGCTGACGACGCTGATGCCTGTTAGTTCTGCGAGTAGGGCCGGGTTGCCGATCTGGATGCTGAAGCCGCGTGCAGGCTCATGACGCACGGTCTGCCCATGGCTGCCGATGGCGCGAACGCTTTGCGCGGGTATGTCGTGCTGCAACAGCAGTTCATTGATGCCTTGCGCGGCGAGCGCGACCCACTGTTGTTCGGCGATAGCTGCACGGGCTAATTCATCCGGACCAGAGGC encodes the following:
- a CDS encoding anhydro-N-acetylmuramic acid kinase — protein: MPLYLGVMSGTSLDGLDIALIEQEHNTRLIGIRYLPMPDELRSSLLSLCASGPDELARAAIAEQQWVALAAQGINELLLQHDIPAQSVRAIGSHGQTVRHEPARGFSIQIGNPALLAELTGISVVSDFRRRDVAAGGQGAPLVPAFHQALFAGEGSTRAILNIGGFSNLSLIEPEQPVHGFDCGPGNVLLDAWIQRHQGLTYDQGGQWAASGQTQAQLLQALLSDAYFQTQGPKSTGRELFNLAWLDQHLQRLPAFAAADVQATLLELTAISITDALKSAQQDTERLLVCGGGAHNHTLMHRLAQLLPNSQVSSTDAHGVPADWVEAMAFAWLAHCCLEGIPANRPSVTGARGLRVLGAIYPA